AGGGACATAATAAGCTCATCTCTTGAGAAAATCTTCGAAgtaagctcatcgcgcgGGCGAGGACGCAACGGAGTAACTCCTTCACCACGATTATATTTCGCGATGCCCCAGAAAGCACTCAAAGTTACGAAAAAGACCAAGGATCCCAGAAGGGTgacaaaaaagcagaagaaTCTGCGTGCTGCTGCCCCTCTTCAaatcaaatcaaaaaagaagTCTCTCGCTCATATGAAAAAACTTAATAGAGCTTCTTCGCTCACGGAGGCCACTGAAAAGCTGATAGCTAGCCGAGTAGGTCACTTGgagcttctcaaaggcACCAGGAAGGAGCTCGCGGGCCAGGGCAGCAAGGGCAAGAAATAGTGCTGGCAGATTTATTGCTTTGTAGCGGTCTAGATTTAGCTCCATGTATATTATTagcctttcaagaaattcATCTCTGGTATGGCCATAACCAGTCTAAGAGAAGGTTTTGCACTAGAGAGTACAGCTGGGAACTGATCCAGTAGGCTGAAAGAAGCAGCGGCGCTTGGGAAGAAACTCCCATGAAGAAGATACAACTCAACCGCGAGACATTTAGTATGCTTTGCATGCTCTGTGAGACCTTGGAGCTCGGGTTAGGAGCCAGCTTGATGCCCATTGTCTCGGAAGTAGTTGTAGTCATTACACGACCGTTATGTTCCACATTGAGTAGTGCTAAAGTTCCAAGCAACAGCGGCGCTAGTATAGGTAGGCCATCAAGAGGCAAGCTCAGGTCTAAGcttgaaattcttgaaacgTAGTCGAGTGAGTCGATGTTCTGAAGAGGATTTGCGTGAGTCAAATTAGAATCCACCAGTCGCTGCTTCGTCAACTCGCGAAGTCCCATTGAAACAGAGACCCAGAGGGGGATCTGGACCAGCGGCAGAAGTGCATTTTTCCACAATTGGACCTTGCTTTCACCAAACATCTTTTTCTGTCTGCTCCTAGTCTCTTTTAACGCGAGAAGCGTTATTTGGTCTGGGGACAATGATGGCTTCTGAAGGGTTGTTGCAAcgtttccttcttcttcttcgaatgCCTTGGCTGATTTCGAATTTGCTTGCGTGGAAGCGGCAAGCCGAAGTTTAACGACAGGTGTCGTGGCCTGCACCACCTTTCTAAGTTCTTGTTGCTTCACGATTCGCTTACGCTGCCAGACACTTAACGGAAGTGTAAATGCCGTTCTCAGGCCGAACGTGATCAGGGGCACCAGCGCCAACCAAGGAAGCCCACTAATTTCATGAAGGCTAACCAGAGAACTTGTAACTTCTTGGAACACTGACAAAGTCCTAACTGCATTCACTGGACGCACAAAAGCGCCTCTAAGCCGCTGATGTGGCCTAGAGGAAACGCATCTGCTGCCGGCCTGTAAGGCGTACATTGGTGGAACGTCAAAAGTTGGCTCATAGAGGCCTGGCAATAAGAGATGATGTTATGTAATAAATCTGCTATCATACAGCACGTGACAATTTGACTTGATTTAAAGCAGTCACTAAGAACTGCCGCTACTCTACATACCTGGTGCATACATTTCTATTCATCGATCTTGGCATCACCGGGCCTTTTCAGTCCACTTGCGAACCGTCCCTAGGCTTGTAATGAGGAAGTAAGTCAAAAACCTCAACCGGCAGCCTTCCATCAACCTTAATGGCATACATTCCAGGAATGTACTGGTCCACGCTGATCCATTTTGCAACCCATGATTTGGAGGGTTTGCACATACCCACCAGCCCTTCGAACGAAGGCGATGTGCATTCCATGCTGCTCACGCCCGCTTCGTCAAAAACTCCTTGGCAGTTGGGACATCCGTCCTTTGTAAACTCAGCGGTGGTCTGGACGATTCCACATAACATGCATGCTCTCTCAGACATCGTTGGCTAGCGTTTCTAGAAGTTGGAGTCGTGTCAGCGAGTCGGCGGGACAACATGTGCGTTCGGCCATTAATCACGAAGATACCAACATAATTTAAAATTAGTTGTTTTCTACCACGTGATACGGACTACTATGGCTTTAGTATAAAACGTCTCAAATCAATATTGGTGGGCAAACAGTCTGATCAACATACAAGACCAGCCGTCATGTCGCAATACGTCGCTGAAGCCAAGCAGATTATCAGATCTCATAAATATGTTATGTTGACTGCCAACTGGTGCCCTGATTGTGTCTACGCAAACTCCATCTGGAGAAAGTATGGCGTACTTAACAAAGTCAGCCAGTTTGAAGTGGGTGGTTACGACAGAGATAAGCTAAACAAGTACAGAGATGCATTTgcagaagttgctggaaTCAGAAACTTGCCAACAATTTTTGTCGACGGCAAAGTTTGGGGCACTGAAGCTGAGTTGCACAAGTTTGAACGCGAAGGCACTCTGCTAgaagaattgaaaaagattgGATTAATTAATTAGTATTAG
This is a stretch of genomic DNA from Lachancea thermotolerans CBS 6340 chromosome D complete sequence. It encodes these proteins:
- a CDS encoding uncharacterized protein (similar to uniprot|Q3E747 Saccharomyces cerevisiae YLR363W-A Hypothetical ORF); the encoded protein is MPQKALKVTKKTKDPRRVTKKQKNLRAAAPLQIKSKKKSLAHMKKLNRASSLTEATEKLIASRVGHLELLKGTRKELAGQGSKGKK
- the SPT4 gene encoding transcription elongation factor SPT4 (highly similar to uniprot|P32914 Saccharomyces cerevisiae YGR063C SPT4 Protein that forms a complex with Spt5p and mediates both activation and inhibition of transcription elongation and plays a role in pre-mRNA processing in addition Spt4p is involved in kinetochore function and gene silencing); this encodes MSERACMLCGIVQTTAEFTKDGCPNCQGVFDEAGVSSMECTSPSFEGLVGMCKPSKSWVAKWISVDQYIPGMYAIKVDGRLPVEVFDLLPHYKPRDGSQVD
- the COX18 gene encoding membrane insertase COX18 (similar to uniprot|P53239 Saccharomyces cerevisiae YGR062C), which codes for MYALQAGSRCVSSRPHQRLRGAFVRPVNAVRTLSVFQEVTSSLVSLHEISGLPWLALVPLITFGLRTAFTLPLSVWQRKRIVKQQELRKVVQATTPVVKLRLAASTQANSKSAKAFEEEEGNVATTLQKPSLSPDQITLLALKETRSRQKKMFGESKVQLWKNALLPLVQIPLWVSVSMGLRELTKQRLVDSNLTHANPLQNIDSLDYVSRISSLDLSLPLDGLPILAPLLLGTLALLNVEHNGRVMTTTTSETMGIKLAPNPSSKVSQSMQSILNVSRLSCIFFMGVSSQAPLLLSAYWISSQLYSLVQNLLLDWLWPYQR
- the GRX8 gene encoding glutathione-disulfide reductase GRX8 (similar to uniprot|Q05926 Saccharomyces cerevisiae YLR364W Hypothetical ORF), which gives rise to MSQYVAEAKQIIRSHKYVMLTANWCPDCVYANSIWRKYGVLNKVSQFEVGGYDRDKLNKYRDAFAEVAGIRNLPTIFVDGKVWGTEAELHKFEREGTLLEELKKIGLIN